A window of Microcystis aeruginosa FD4 contains these coding sequences:
- a CDS encoding AAA family ATPase translates to MSQIKVKNFGPIKVGLVENDGFIDVRKVTIFIGNQGTGKSSIAKLISTLSWLEKALYRGDLEEKYVTKYNRFVKSFCQYHNLTNYFLPATQIEYNGDVYRISFENAKLSIERTDNPKYRVPKIMYIPAERNFLSAVRWPEKLKGLPESLYTFWGELDRSQQELSGSLTLPVGEVKLEFDQLNRLAKIVGSDYQLNLSEASSGFQSFVPLFLVSQNIALSINRTQETSRNQLSGEEQKRLKMEIEKILSNDNLSDDLKKAALEVLSSKYRNECFVNIVEEIEQNLFPQSQKKILYKLFEFANLTQGNKLILTTHSPYIINDLTLAIKADKVIKKILSSAISNADYLQEKLNQIVPKASCIAAEDAIVYELTEQGEIRELATYNGLPSDENYLNLSLGETNQLFDDLLEIEEQL, encoded by the coding sequence ATGAGCCAAATTAAAGTTAAAAACTTCGGTCCAATTAAGGTGGGTTTAGTAGAAAATGATGGTTTTATCGACGTTCGGAAAGTAACGATTTTTATCGGTAATCAAGGAACTGGAAAAAGTAGCATTGCTAAATTAATATCAACATTAAGCTGGTTGGAAAAAGCTCTATATCGTGGAGATTTAGAAGAAAAATATGTGACTAAATATAATCGTTTTGTTAAATCTTTTTGTCAATACCACAATTTAACCAATTACTTTTTACCCGCAACCCAAATTGAATACAATGGAGATGTTTATAGAATTAGTTTTGAAAATGCTAAATTATCGATCGAGCGTACTGATAATCCAAAGTATCGAGTACCAAAAATTATGTATATACCAGCAGAGCGAAACTTTTTGAGTGCAGTAAGATGGCCAGAAAAACTCAAAGGACTGCCAGAATCATTATATACTTTCTGGGGAGAATTGGATCGCTCACAACAGGAATTATCTGGCAGTTTGACTTTGCCAGTAGGTGAGGTTAAATTGGAATTTGATCAACTCAATAGACTGGCCAAGATTGTGGGTAGTGATTATCAACTAAATCTATCAGAAGCTTCCAGTGGTTTTCAGTCTTTTGTTCCTTTATTTCTCGTTTCTCAAAATATTGCTTTATCGATTAATCGAACTCAAGAAACTTCCCGCAATCAACTCAGTGGAGAGGAGCAAAAAAGATTAAAAATGGAAATCGAGAAAATTCTCTCTAATGATAATCTTTCCGATGACCTAAAAAAGGCAGCACTAGAAGTGTTATCTTCTAAATACCGCAATGAGTGTTTTGTAAATATTGTGGAAGAAATTGAGCAGAATCTATTTCCCCAATCTCAGAAAAAGATTTTATATAAATTATTTGAATTTGCCAATTTAACCCAGGGAAATAAACTAATTTTAACTACTCATAGTCCTTATATTATCAACGATCTAACCCTAGCTATCAAAGCGGATAAAGTTATCAAAAAAATCCTATCATCAGCGATTTCTAACGCCGATTATCTCCAAGAAAAGCTCAACCAAATTGTCCCGAAAGCCTCTTGTATAGCGGCAGAAGATGCTATTGTATATGAATTAACAGAGCAAGGAGAAATCCGAGAACTTGCTACATATAATGGTTTACCTTCTGATGAAAATTATCTCAATCTTTCCCTGGGAGAGACAAATCAGCTTTTTGATGATTTACTAGAAATCGAAGAACAGTTATGA
- a CDS encoding radical SAM protein, with product MTAHHDYFCSVYGPVASWRFGSSLGIDPIGLVSTCSFNCAYCQLGEIEQKTEQRKIFITSEQISRDLSTFAPWDVDIVTLSGSGEPTLALNLGEILATVKEMTKRPVAVLTNSTLLGDAQVRQDLSKADIVAAKIDAVSESQWRRVNRPVPGLDWQELWWGLRQFRQEWSGKLAIQTMLLASWSPQDQDRYIDLMQQLQPDEIQLNTPTRPRARQRQLETRGNNPLTAADGMQILNPVNAEILAIWAEKMAKATGITVRCVPLTDTGL from the coding sequence ATGACCGCTCACCATGATTATTTCTGCTCTGTATATGGTCCGGTTGCCTCTTGGCGTTTCGGCAGTTCCCTAGGCATTGATCCGATTGGTTTAGTTTCCACCTGTTCCTTTAACTGTGCCTACTGTCAGTTAGGAGAAATTGAGCAAAAAACCGAGCAACGAAAAATTTTTATTACTAGCGAACAAATTAGCAGGGATTTAAGCACTTTTGCCCCTTGGGACGTGGATATAGTCACTCTCAGTGGTAGCGGGGAACCCACCCTCGCCCTCAATTTAGGGGAAATACTGGCCACCGTCAAGGAAATGACCAAGCGGCCGGTGGCGGTCTTAACCAATAGTACCCTCTTGGGAGATGCCCAAGTGCGTCAGGACTTGAGCAAAGCTGATATCGTCGCCGCTAAAATCGATGCTGTTTCCGAGTCCCAATGGCGACGGGTTAACCGTCCAGTTCCCGGTCTGGATTGGCAGGAGCTTTGGTGGGGATTAAGACAATTTCGCCAAGAATGGTCGGGAAAACTAGCAATTCAAACCATGCTACTGGCCTCTTGGTCGCCCCAAGATCAAGACCGATACATCGATTTGATGCAACAGCTACAACCAGATGAAATTCAACTTAACACCCCGACCCGTCCCCGGGCCAGACAAAGACAATTAGAAACCCGCGGTAATAATCCCCTCACCGCTGCCGACGGAATGCAAATTCTCAACCCCGTAAACGCTGAAATATTGGCAATTTGGGCG